A window of Drosophila subobscura isolate 14011-0131.10 chromosome E, UCBerk_Dsub_1.0, whole genome shotgun sequence contains these coding sequences:
- the LOC117891534 gene encoding cilia- and flagella-associated protein 251 isoform X3: MSGDVQPRKRKDKRRKRDDRKSDGDVTVLRQSSFQDDDESSHGVHITKMGNDDVHLHVHHEHGTGGNWCAKIIFFSLMAVLLGLVGLIILENRGLEDMDTPLSESRFSNYFNGLVDEHRGEHDAHDVHKPSGEALDEHDDHDEHDEHDDHDEEEEPLSEELEEEDEEEEEEEATEEEAATEQEEDTEQEDKTEQEEDEDEDEEEVEEEQEEDDDEEEEDNNAGENITAEEPEEDELDDDNTAEPSVEATTEATVEATAEYDVEDPDEDEPEDDDEDDVPESQEPNPTTAELDEDKTDDNDEAEEEEIKESVQWKAQESTPKKVTTKYYKVTDDDEHKYDDDDDDFESLDEDPEELARQVRRANAADSEEQQQDNDKEEPKEEGSSWLASQIKPKEVPASVPASAPASSPAPAAEDSFQQELRQANAEMIRELNNH, translated from the exons ATGTCGGGCGACGTGCAGCCGCGTAAGCGCAAGGACAAGCGCAGAAAACGCG ATGATCGCAAATCTGACGGGGATGTGACTGTGCTGCGTCAGTCCAGCTTTCAAG ATGACGACGAGTCTTCCCATGGCGTCCACATTACAAAGATGGGAAACGACGATGTACACTTGCACGTGCATCACGAGCACGGCACCGGCGGCAATTGGTGTGCCAAGATCATATTCTTCTCTCTCATGGCAGTACTCTTGGGCCTCGTGGGCCTGATCATCTTGGAGAATCGTGGCCTTGAAGATA TGGATACACCGCTGTCTGAGTCGCGCTTCTCTAACTATTTTAATGGTTTGGTCGACGAACATAGAGGGGAGCATGATGCCCATGATGTGCACAAACCGTCTGGGGAGGCTTTGGATGAGCACGATGATCATGATGAGCATGATGAGCATGACGATCACGACGAAGAAG aAGAGCCTCTTTCGGAGGAATTAGAAGAGgaagacgaggaggaggaagaggaaga GGCAACAGAGGAAGAAGCGGCAACAGAGCAAGAGGAGGACACAGAGCAAGAGGATAAAACAGAACAAgaggaagatgaagatgaagatgaagaagaggtagaggaggagcaggaagaaGACGAcgatgaagaggaggaggacaacAATGCTGGCGAAAACATCACCGCCGAAGAGCCCGAAGAAGACGAGCTGGACGATGACAATACGGCAGAGCCCTCTGTTGAGGCTACCACAGAAGCCACCGTAGAAGCCACCGCCGAGTACGATGTAGAGGACCCCGACGAGGACGAACCcgaggacgatgacgaagATGATGTGCCAGAGTCTCAGGAACCAAATCCTACTACAGCGGAATTGGATGAG GATAAAACTGATGACAACGATGAGGCCGAAGAGGAGGAAATCAAAGAGTCTGTTCAATGGAAAGCACAAGAAAGCACCCCCAAGAAAGTCACAACGAAATATTACAAAGTTACTGACGATGATGAG CATAAatacgacgacgatgatgacgacttTGAGTCCCTAGACGAGGATCCCGAAGAGCTGGCACGGCAAGTGAGAAGAGCCAACGCTGCGGATAgcgaagagcagcaacaagacAATGATAAGGAAGAGCCCAAAGAAGAGGGCTCCTCCTGGTTGGCATCGC AAATCAAACCCAAAGAGGTTCCAGCTTCGGtcccagcttcagctccagcttcgagtccggcaccagcagcagaggatTCCTTTCAACAGGAGCTGCGTCAGGCTAATGCCGAAATGATCCGGGAG CTCAACAATCATTAA